One segment of Allorhodopirellula heiligendammensis DNA contains the following:
- a CDS encoding ACT domain-containing protein has translation MNGEANLLTLLQNMRPELQDGEFVFCSLEPAVASELSLSPIGQFLEEEGLTLILAKDEAEANHLDFTFPCRKITLKVHSSLEAIGFLAIVTEKLAEHGISVNAISACYHDHLFVPSERAEDAMRVLGDVVKQSHRSQQRL, from the coding sequence ATGAACGGCGAAGCGAATCTGCTGACATTGCTGCAAAACATGCGGCCGGAACTGCAAGATGGCGAATTTGTGTTTTGCTCATTGGAACCGGCAGTCGCGTCCGAACTTAGCCTTTCCCCCATCGGACAGTTTCTTGAAGAGGAGGGTTTGACGCTGATTCTTGCGAAGGACGAAGCGGAAGCGAACCATCTCGACTTCACTTTTCCTTGCAGGAAGATCACTCTCAAAGTGCACTCCAGCCTTGAGGCGATCGGTTTCCTTGCCATCGTAACTGAAAAGCTGGCAGAACACGGCATCAGCGTCAATGCAATCTCAGCCTGTTATCATGACCACCTTTTTGTCCCGTCTGAAAGAGCGGAAGACGCGATGCGTGTATTGGGCGACGTGGTCAAACAATCACATCGCTCTCAGCAACGACTATGA